The Aspergillus fumigatus Af293 chromosome 3, whole genome shotgun sequence region CAGTAAAGCCCGACATCGTGTTCTTTGGACAGCCTCTCCCCGCGGAATTTgatgaaaaggagaaggaagtaTCCGAGGCGGATATGATGCTCGTGATGGGGACGAGTCTAAAGGTTGCTCCATGCTCGAGACTGCCTCGTTTGGCTCGCGAAGGCATTCCCCGGGTGCTTGTCAATCGTGAGAAGGTAGGAGACTTTGGAAAGCGGGCGGAAGATGTGTCCATCTTGGGTGATTGCGACGATGGGGTGCGCAAACTAGCGGATGCCCTTGGTTGGACTGCGGAGATGGAGTCACTGTGGAAGAAGGCCATCGCGGCCAAAGAAGCAGCACAGGAGGATtggggagaggaggagagtctGGACGAGCTGATTGACAGGTACGCGAAAACGCTGACGGACGCCAGGAAGATCTCTGCTGGGCATAAACGGATGTTGGAGGAACACCTGGAGAACAAGTTTGCCGAGGTCCTAAAGAAGAGCACATAGTTTAGTATTTGGCTTTTCTTGTTGACACGCACTGGTTATATTGGTAGATATGATCTACATGCATGGAAAATGGGCTTACTGGTTCCGTCGTTTAAAATGAGTCATACATTGAACTTTTTAAACATGTATTGATCTCCAACTATTGGTCGAGCATTTTCAATAGCATTCTCTGCCAAATACACATTCGCATCATGAGCCGTCTGTTGGATGCTATAGCTCGCCTTGGTCCTGCCATTCAGCGCACTTCCTCGGATCCTCGCCCGGTTGTCTTGATGACCTGCGCCGTGGCAGGTAACTAGGTCAATCCATCACCATAGATGCATCTGCTGACTCAATAGGATCTGGGAAGACCACTTTCGCAAAATCAATCTGCTCCGCCTATCCATCTTTCACTCGTCTCTCCATTGACGCGTATGTCTACTCTCATCATGGCCTTTGGAACGTGGACTACCCCAAGGAACACTATGAGAAGTATCAAGAAGAGGCGGAAGCAGCTCTGAGGCAGCAGCTTGTCCATATTCTCCAACATGACGATGCAAACGTCGTCCTTGACTTCTCTTTCGCATTCCGTGAAGACCGTGAGGCGTGGAAAGCACTCATCTCGGAATTCGGTGGGCGCTGGGTCCTGGTTTATCTGAACGTGGATCCAACAGAGATTCGGCGAAGAGTAGCCGCTAGGAATGCACTGATTGACAAAGATGGAGACTCGGCATTCTACTTAACAGAAGATCTGTTGGAACGGTACATTAATGGATTCGAACGACCGGTTGGAGAGGGGGAGATTGTCATCAACTTGGATTAAATGGGTTAGTCACTGTGTTAGCACTCCTAGTCTACAATTTACACGCTCTCATTATCAGATGGGGTGATAGCTCAGTTGGGAGAGCGTGCGACTGAAGTTACTCAGTCATTTAATCGTAAGGTCGCCGGTTCAATCCCGGCTCACCCCattacttttttttttttccgcCTGGCCGCTGTAGTCAACCCACGCTGACATGACTAATTGTGACTGCCTTTCAGCTTCTTGAGCTGCTTTCTAGTCGTCTCACCCTTTATGCAGTTCCATAGCTTAGCCCGTCCCTATCCCCTATGAGACCAGAGGCACAAAGTGCCGCTGTTCCGGACATTGCtgaatactactactactactaattTGGAGTCATTCTATAGCTAACTGGTGGAATGCGCAGAATCTCTAAATATCATCAATTTGTGAGCGTTTAAGCTATTACTCTTTTGTGGGACCGTTTCGTACGGACAGTGACCAGTTGAATGAAGACATCAGGAACTTACAAATTCTTAGAAAACTATGTCCAGAACTCAGTATCGGATCCACTGCGCCCGGGGGCTTTAGGTCTTGGACAATCCAAAGCATCTCTCTTggtcaatatcttcttgatcatcaGTTATATGACGCCCATGGCAGCCGGTATACTGGCGGATGGGTATTTGGGCCGGTATCGTACAGTGCTATTGTCCATGACGTACTGACTCATTCACTTTCAGTATCACACGGCGTGAGTGCTAACGTGTTTCAGTCTCTACGTATTGGGCGTAGCAGTGCTCTTTGCCACCTCCATTCCGTCCATGCTCCACAGGGGAGCTGGGCTTCCCGGCCTTATTGTGGCGATGATCCTCGTCAGCTTGTCCCTTGGTGGAATTAAAGCTTCGCTTCCCCCCCATGCTTGGTACGCGGGTCCCCCGACATGCTAAAAATCCTAGACTGACCTCCACAATAGCGGAGCAGTGTAGTAAAATCAAGCAGCGGATCCGGATTACCAAGAAAGGAGAACGCGTTATTGTTGATCCCGACGTCACACTGGAATATGCTTTTGATGTCTATTACTGCTAAGTTATCTATAAGCAAGATTGAGCAGATAGCTCACTGAGTCGAGGTGTATGAACATCGGAGCACAGTCCCGGATTGCAGCTACGTTCATGGAAAAGGACATTGACTTCTGGGCCGCGtacctcctctctctctgCTCGATCGTGACCGGCGTACTGTTACTGTACGTCGGTCGCCGGTTCATTAGTTAGTATACGGGAACACTGGAGGTATGAGGGCGGATGCTAATCGCAAGAAGTCGTCTCCGCTCCCCAAGGAAGTGTACTACTGCCCGCTGTGCAAGCTCTCTGGATCGCGATTCGGCACGGCTTTCGCATGGATGCGGCGAGGCCCGATGCTGTCGCTAGGGACGGAATAACGGTCACTTGGTCCGATGAGCTcattgatgagctgaagAGCGCCTTGTTTGCCTGCCGTGCATTGTAGGTACGAGGGTTTGCATTTCGAAAGACCATGTACTGACAGATCGAAGCACGCCATTTGTTATCTTCTGGCTTTGCCAGGCGCAGATGACTACGAATACTGTGTCGCAAGCGGCTGAAATGGAGACTCACAGGGTGCCCAACGACATGCTCCCTAATTTGAACTCCATAACCGTGATAATCGCACTACCGCTCGTCACCAAATTCGCCTACCCCTTCCTCCACCGTCGGGGCATTCCGACGCCTCCGCTCCGGCGCGTCGCCTTGGGCTTCTTCCTGGAGGCACTGGCGATGGGCTATGCCGCTGGAATCCAGGGCTGGATCTACAGCTCCGGGCCGTGCTACGAGCATCCACGAGCATGTGCTGCGTCGATGAATGGATCTCTTCCGAACCACGTCAACATCGGGTACCAATCGCCCGTTTATGTTCTCGAAGGTCTCAGCGAGATATTTGCTAGCCCCGCCGGGTACGAGTATACATTCACCAAGGCACCGAAGAGCATGAAATCCATCATCCAGGCTCTTTATGGCTTGACTGCAGCTGGGGGATCTATTATTGCGCTTGCGCTTACCCCGACGAACAAAGATCCTGATTTACTCGGCATGTATGCAGGGGTTTCTGGGGCGATGTTTGTGGCCGCAGTGATTGTCATGGTGGTTTCTTACAAGCATGAGGGGAGGACTGCACGGGATGATGATTCGTCCTGACCAGAAAGCTTCTCAGTTCAGTAGCTAAGATGGATGGACATGAGCACTGCCCTTGAAGAGCCATAGTTCTCTATAAATCGGGTAAAAATACCAGGGTTATAGTCTATCCCAAGTGTGGTCTCTCTTCAAAATTATTCCCATTATCCGAGCTGAATGCTTCAAATCCGAGGTTAGACTGCCTGGTCTGAGGAAACACTGTACAGTAGATGTTCTGTTCATAATAACCTTCGGATGTACATGCCCCTATTTTCGGCTGACCTATACTTGCTCGCACTGGTCCCAATCATCGGACACGATGTTTCATGCTCTGTGGGCATTAAACTTAATGACAGATATTTCTGAATCCAGAAAGAAAATTTAACGTTGTATATGGCACCGTCCATTGCACTTATACTATGCAAAGTGAATAAAAACCCCATCACAAGCCAGTGAACCCTAGGCGTTGAAAGGGGTCAAGGTGATATCGCCATCATAGGCACACTTCTTCACCGTCCCCATAACAGAGCCACTGGTCGAGGTGCACGACCACTTGCTGCCTGGAGCACTGCCATTTCCATTGTCATTGAGAGTAACAGAGACTGTCTCGGTTCCCTTGACTCGCTGGACCTCCAAGGTAAAGACCGCAATGTCATTCACACCTCCTGGGAAATTGACATAGTAGGCACCGTCGCTAGTGCGAGTGCCGGAAACGGGGTTTCCAGGACGATGCCTATTATGTCTGTTAGATCACGTATTGGACCAGAAGGGACATAGATATACCAGATCACATTCGCACCGGTGGAGTCGTCGTAGTTGGGATCTTTCAAGGCGAAGGTGATATATCCCTGTTGGTCGACCTGAGAGGCCTTGAGGTCGCTGATAGTAATGGCTTGCCCAGCCCGTTTGCCAGGGACAGCTATAGCAGAGCCAGCAGCCAGGACAACAGAGAAGATGGTAGAGACTTTCATTTTGTACGATGAGAAAGGATTGCTGATAAACAGTTGCGTTGCGTTGtttgatgctgatgatgatgatgttcaACTCTGGAGGCCGATGTGCTTTTATCCTTCTTGATTAACTTTTAAATAATGGCTAAATATGACACAGGGAGTTCAGCCTACTTGCTCAGCACAAAGTATGCAATCTCTCAGCTATGGTTGGATGTGGAACCCCTTTCAGGCCTCCCAAATGCCAGATCAATGGGGCTCATGGCTGTGCTGCCAATCCAATGCAAGCTAAATTAGGCTCCTGCGAGCCTTAGTCGGTGGCTTGTTTAGGCGCCCGATTATGCTGTCTGTCTAATTATAATCTGAAGAGGGTTTGTGAGTCGTGATACAAGCCCGAATCAGTATTAGGAATGCTTCAGGACTAAACATAGAAATTAAGGCCAGAACTACAGGAATAGCATCGACGACTATTGCGCGACAGGCCGTAACTAGAGGGAAATCCCCAAGTTGGACATAGACTGGTTCTAAAACAGGTTTCAGTTAATCCGCACCATAGCCGATGGATCTTGGCTAATATCCCTGCAGGTCGACATGCGGATAATGGCTATATCGATACTGGCCAGTCAGGTGTCATTTCTCATCAGCAATAGCAAGAAGCAGCTGATGCGGGCCCCGACATGGTCCTCCTGAAGGATGAGTATTCCGACTTCGTCTCCGTTGACATGCTTCGATGCGAGGTCTTACCGGATGAGAGTCACTCACAGTACATCCGAGTCTTATTCGACAAGCAATGAATGGTTTTAGAGCACAACCGACAAGAGTCCGCATCATCGGACTCTTCGACCGACGTAATCAGCTCTGAGGCGGAGATCCGGGGGCGACAACCAGACAACAAGAAGCCGACCAATTCTTCTGTTCATGCAGTTAGGGCTCCAGGGTCTTCACCTCCGGGAACAGTCATGTTTGAGTTTGTCCATGGCCGATCCGCAAGCCTCAAGCTCGCATCTCGTCACACGTGGAACGTGTGTTGGTGGAATGCCAAATCACCTAGTCGAAGGTGGTTGGGTCACCCGGCAACAGCACTGGTCGTCCAGATAGACACCACTCCGAGCTATAAGCTGTCGCTACTTATTTAGAAAAAGCTTGGCATAAGGATAAGACGGATTTGTCAACATCATATTAGAACCCCAACGATAACAAGCCAGCGGCAAATGGAGCAACTCCTACATCGTCTTCTAAGGAGAGGTCGCACGGTCAATGCACTGAAGCAGCACTGAAAAAATCATCTCCATGTAATAAAGGAACGCGACTATGTGACGAGCGCAATCAAGAAGGAATCAAACCGTCAGAGCCCATTGCTACAAATACTATTCTTCAACGGGATCACCAGGACGCTGCGACAACGCTACTATTCAAGCATTCGGCAATTATCCAGGTCAACCATGGTTCACCACAACAGGTCATCAATATCAAAACCATGAAAAGAGTCAGAGTTTTGTGAAACGCGAGGCGGCAGCCAATCGCAAACCTCAGCGCTACGTGTTCTCATGTGAGTCATCGTGCTGTCCTTTTCTACtctcttccttgcttttCAAGAAGGTTCCGAGGAAGATACTTTTTATGCCAGACAATTCAAAACCTACAATCAGCGAGTGATCAAGTGGCTTCAGAAGGTCTGTTCGGAGCACCCCGTCGGCTTTCCATACCTCAACGATGACAGCCCCTCAATCCACACCGCCCCGCGTCCTCTCAGTGACGATCTCGGCCTCGCATAACTTCTCCAAGAATGCCGTCTCTTCTATCAAACTTATCGCCAACCTTGGCGTGGAAGGCGACTGTCATGCCGGCGAAACTGTTCAGCACCGCTCACGCCTGCACATTAAGCCCCCGCCGGCAAACCTTCGCCAAGTGCACCTCATACCGATTGAAATTCTGCGGGGTATATGCGCAACACTGCCGACTGACGAGATGAGGACACAGCTACTGGCGCCTGGAGCTCTGGGACAGAATATCACCACCGAGGGAGTCGATCTCTTGAGTCTCGGTGCCGGAACGGAAATTCGTTtcgttgaagatggagaggcAGTGGGCGAGGAGGCTGTTATTACCCTTACAGGGTTGAGAAATCCATGTCCTCAAATCGATAAGTTCCAGGCTGGATTGAAAGAGCAGTTCTTGGTTCGTGATGAAGAGCGTAACATTGTGAGGCGGTTGGCGGGTGTCATGGCTACAGTGAAGAAGGGAGGAGTTGTGCGGCCTGGAATGAAGCTAATTATTGACAAGCCTTCCCAATATGTTCCGTTGGATGTTGTCTGATGAAGACTACTTTTGAATCCGGGTTTGCATGCTGCTCTACAACTGAAGTCGAATGAGTGAGGTATTCTCCTTTGTGAACAGGATTCTATCCGCTCGCCTACATTGAGCTACTTTCTCATGCCATCCTAGACGATATATAAAAGAACAGGGGACCTGAAACTAGAGAATACGTGTTCGACTTGCATGCCGATCTGTCGTCCTCTTGAAGACTGGACAGCTCTGGTCCCGGATTACCTGGACAAAAGCTAATCTAAGCAGCCAAGTTGTTTCCAGGATCTGATACCAATTCTGGAATGGGTGACGTCCTGTTCACTGCTTTGAACTCTCTGTGTTGTGTATATGCAATCACACGACTGAGACATTCTCTCTTTACCAGCTATTTGCAATATCGTACTTGCGACAATTCCCAATTTCTCGATGGTTGAACTGCTGAAGAATATGGGTTCCTGGCTTGGTCTAGATCAGAATAATTCTATTCTCAGAATGAGACTCGCTTTGATAGCCGACAGGATGTGGACTGCGGTACTTCAACAACGCCTCTTCGTTTAGCAGCCTTTTGTTGGCAGACTCTAAGACCACATTCTCTTACTGCCCAGAATATCATAAATTTAGTAAGATGCAGACCCTAGGCAGGAAATTCGTTGAGAGTTTCTAACCTAAGGTGCAGCCCTTAAGCCTGGGATAGAGCAATACTCAATAGGCTCAAGTAGAATAGAACATTCTCAGTAGCATCGGGCAGAACCTATTAGCTAACCAAACAGAACGGCCGGTGTGCTTAAATACCTTCGGCCCTCCCAGTATAGACCTAGGATAGCGTTGACTGGATGAGTGGGATCGGATCTTGTTCGTAGCCTGCATCGCACAAGGCTTTTGCCTTTTTGAAGACTCCGTTGGTACGGCCCCTGTGTCCTGACTTCCAGATGGACAGAACCTTGAACCGACGGCGAACACGGCATGTAACAAGAGAAGTGAAGGAGGCGGATCCTGTAGTGGCGTAAGAAACCGAGGATGTCTATGATGGGTGCGAAGGGCGTAACCAGGGTGAGAAACGTCTCCACAAGGATATCACGCATTGATCTACATGGAAGATCAAAGATGCCTCTCTGCTCTGGGATATTCTTCTCCTAGGGGTTAAGATGATGAGCCAGGTTTGATGGATACATAACCCCTGGTAGTTAACTTGACTGGTAAATGGGGATCAAAGGTTCTGCAGTGAGCAACGATGACCACTATTTTTAGTACCATGGGGGCTGGAATTCATTGTGAGACACGGTCTGGACTTTACAAGCGTGGATACTGCACCAATCACTTCTCAGTTACAGCTTGAGCGGTGGCCCTGACCGTAAAACTTCATCGTGGTTTATTCTTCTTAGTCTCTGCCAATTGGTACGAAGGATTAGCGTATGGATTGTATTTGCTTCTATTCCGCACTAAGACGAAAAGCGTTTCACGAAATCCCATCTAGACCTTATCGGCGCGCATTGGTAATCATAACTTCTCTAAGACCCCTACCCCTTAGGCAGTTGTAAATCGTTTCCAGGGAAGCGAGATGTCTCCAAAATGATTTAGAGCTAGTACGCCATTGACTAACTCATCTTGCTTGAGTAGTTCTTCGTGAAGGGAGTCCAATTGGTTCCAGGATTCAGCGTACTTCATACCCTTGAGGCGTTCCGACTCTATATCTTCAGGAACGCCCGAGTCGCTTGTGTGTCCTTGAACATTGTTAGGGAGAACTTCGCGTTTCTCTTCCTTATTATCCTGTCCCATAAGGCCGGAAGCTCTCAAAATTCGTTCCGGAGGGATGGTGAGCCGCCCTTTCTTAAAGACGTATTTGGAAATCGATGTAGCAAAAATAACCGGTTGGCCAGAGTGGCATCTGGATTCTTCGGTCGACCTCCTCAAGTCAAGGCGCGTGGATTTCGCGATTAGATAACCTGTCGGTTTCGCTGAGCCTTTCTGGACGAAATGGGTCACAATATAGAGCCATTTTCGATCCCACGTAAGAATTCTGGACCACACCTCGTACTCCTGGAAGATCCGGATCTCTTTCTTAAAGCTGGTGGTGACTGACCCTATGATAGCAGCCAACAtgcccttctttccctcGGCGGCTAGTTCGCGGTCAACCGTGACCAATCCGTCATAACAGAGGGCGGAGAGAAGATATGATCGACTTGCATCTAAATCAGTGAAGTATGTACTGTTTGACTTGTGCATGATGTAGTCGCATTCAAATAAGGGAGCGTAGGTGCTTGTGATAGAAGGCAGGAATACCGTCGGCGTCTTGGAGTGAGGGATCACCGCCAACTTAGGGCCAGAGCGAAACGTTCGCCACGCGGCTCTTACCAGGGGTTTAAAGATGCGATACTAATCCGCTGTCAATAGCTGTGATTCTCAATGCCACTCGGAAGGCGACCTACATGCCACACGAAAGGCAAGCATTTCACATTCACCGCCAGCAAAAAGATGGTCGCGATTTTCCATAAATTGATTGACGCTAGACTTTCGGGCACGAGGGTATCAATGAAGCCCATCATGTCGGGCATCGTGCGGGAGATAGGACGATAGATGTTGATTCTGAAAATGTTGCCCTACCACTTGGATAACAAAAAAGTATGGCAGGAGAAAGGgccaaagccaagaaggagatgtGTTAGCCGTGGCCCGCGGTTTGCCCAAGACCGTTATGCGCCTCAGCACATTGAatgctcatcaagctcgcgGTCTGCCACGTTGTAGCCGAGCCGAGTTCGGCTTAGATTTATGAGTGATTCGGCTCGGCTAGAAAGTGGCTATTACATGTGACCCGATCCCCTGGTGGAACAAGATCACCCATGGCTATACATGTTAGCTCAGTATTGTGATGGAGACGATGGGTGTTTTGTCCCTGACCTATACGAGCGATTCATATGTACAAATTGTGTCATGGCCATTAGGGGTATGATCAGGACTCTTCTGGTTGTATGAAAAGAGGAAGCAGGTAAACAGTCTGGAATTAACCATCTGGGATATAACCGAGGAGTCACGGACTGGCTACCATAATTTTTTGCCACATAAAGAGCTCCAAGAGCAAAGGAAGCTTCTTATGCACTACTTTGAGGTGCAGCGAACAGGAACCGCTTGCGAGGTTCAGAAACGACTCACGTTGCACAATGCGTTTAGATCGGTCGTCCTTTGGTACTGATCCCCCCGTGCAGACTAATCTTCAATAAAATAATATCGGCAGTGTTTTCTCCTTACTTTAAATTGATTTGTAAGTAAGTGTATACTAGAAGATATCAACCGACCATAGAGAGGCATGCCAGATGATCATCGTGCATAAATACGTGATTACTAAGATATTCTTTGAAAATCAATGCTCTTTATCCGATACTCAGGCGATCTTATTTATCCACCCAAAACCGTAAAGTACTCGTGTCCTGCGTTTGTTAGACTGCTTGAAGTTTGATGCAGATACAATGTCTACATACGTCGTCAGTGACCAGCCTCTAAATAATAGCCTCGTTGGGTCGATATCCTCTCTTCTTAGTGCTGCTGGTGTCCCTAATTTACTCTGGGGAAACTATCTACTGACCGTCTACGGAGTCCCCACCATTGTTGACGTTAGTGTCCTCCCTGTACGCGCTATTGATTGAGCGACTTCTGATCCGGCGCCAGGGCGTTTCCTTTGTTGTACCTGATGCACTTCTCGAAACCGGCCGCTCGACTCTCTCCTATGCAGGCTTTCTCCCATGCACACAAGGTCCAAAATGCCCATACCCGAACTCGGCCCCATGCTTGGA contains the following coding sequences:
- a CDS encoding putative MFS peptide transporter — protein: MRPEAQSAATSGTYKFLENYVQNSVSDPLRPGALGLGQSKASLLVNIFLIISYMTPMAAGILADGYLGRYRTVLLSMTLYVLGVAVLFATSIPSMLHRGAGLPGLIVAMILVSLSLGGIKASLPPHACSVVKSSSGSGLPRKENALLLIPTSHWNMLLMCMNIGAQSRIAATFMEKDIDFWAAYLLSLCSIVTGVLLLYVGRRFISYVLLPAVQALWIAIRHGFRMDAARPDAVARDGITVTWSDELIDELKSALFACRAFTPFVIFWLCQAQMTTNTVSQAAEMETHRVPNDMLPNLNSITVIIALPLVTKFAYPFLHRRGIPTPPLRRVALGFFLEALAMGYAAGIQGWIYSSGPCYEHPRACAASMNGSLPNHVNIGYQSPVYVLEGLSEIFASPAGYEYTFTKAPKSMKSIIQALYGLTAAGGSIIALALTPTNKDPDLLGMYAGVSGAMFVAAVIVMVVSYKHEGRTARDDDSLSQVWSLFKIIPIIRAECFKSEVRLPGLRKHCTVDVLFIITFGCTCPYFRLTYTCSHWSQSSDTMFHALWALNLMTDISESRKKI
- a CDS encoding acyl-CoA thioesterase; translation: MPDMMGFIDTLVPESLASINLWKIATIFLLAVNVKCLPFVWHYRIFKPLVRAAWRTFRSGPKLAVIPHSKTPTVFLPSITSTYAPLFECDYIMHKSNSTYFTDLDASRSYLLSALCYDGLVTVDRELAAEGKKGMLAAIIGSVTTSFKKEIRIFQEYEVWSRILTWDRKWLYIVTHFVQKGSAKPTGYLIAKSTRLDLRRSTEESRCHSGQPVIFATSISKYVFKKGRLTIPPERILRASGLMGQDNKEEKREVLPNNVQGHTSDSGVPEDIESERLKGMKYAESWNQLDSLHEELLKQDELVNGVLALNHFGDISLPWKRFTTA
- a CDS encoding MOSC domain-containing protein, whose amino-acid sequence is MTAPQSTPPRVLSVTISASHNFSKNAVSSIKLIANLGVEGDCHAGETVQHRSRLHIKPPPANLRQVHLIPIEILRGICATLPTDEMRTQLLAPGALGQNITTEGVDLLSLGAGTEIRFVEDGEAVGEEAVITLTGLRNPCPQIDKFQAGLKEQFLVRDEERNIVRRLAGVMATVKKGGVVRPGMKLIIDKPSQYVPLDVV
- a CDS encoding AAA family ATPase yields the protein MSRLLDAIARLGPAIQRTSSDPRPVVLMTCAVAGSGKTTFAKSICSAYPSFTRLSIDAYVYSHHGLWNVDYPKEHYEKYQEEAEAALRQQLVHILQHDDANVVLDFSFAFREDREAWKALISEFGGRWVLVYLNVDPTEIRRRVAARNALIDKDGDSAFYLTEDLLERYINGFERPVGEGEIVINLD